Within Massilia litorea, the genomic segment CGCTGCGCGCCGTGCTGGCCGTGGCCGCGATCGCGGTCGGGGTGGCGATGGGTTTTGCGATCCACCTGATCAACGCCGCCGCCTTCAATGAATTTTCAAGCGCGATCAAGAGCCTGTCCGGCCAGGCGGACGTCCAGGTCGCCGGGCGCGAGGCCCTGTTCGACGAAGCCATCTATCCCCTGCTCGCGCAATATGAGGGCGTCGCCCTCGCCTCCCCGGTGCTCGAACTCCAGGCCGCGATCCCGAACGTCAAGGGCTCGCTGCGCATCGTCGGCATCGACCCGCTGCGCGCCGGCTATATCGCGCCCGACCTGCTGGGCGTGCCGGCCGAGGGACGCGGCAGCGACCTGCTGGCCGACGACGCGGTCTTCCTGTCGCCTGCCGCGCAGGGCTGGCTGAACCTGCGTGCCGGCGCGGCGCTGACCGTACGCGCCGGCACCGCGGACCTCCACCTGCGCGTGGCCGGCCCCGTGCAGCGTGCCCGGCCCGGCCAGCGCTTCGGCGTGATGGACATCGGCGCCCTGCAGTGGCGCTTTGGCCAGCTCGGCAAACTCTCGCGCGTGGATCTGAAACTGCGCGCCGGCGTCAACCGCGCGCAATTCGAGGCGGGCCTGAAGAGCGACCTGGAACGGCGCTTCCCGGGGCGCTTTCGCGTCCAGCAGCCGAACGACAGCGATCAGGAAAGCCGCAACAATAACCTCAGCCGCGCCTACCGCGTGAACCTCACCGTGCTGGCCCTGGTGGCGCTGTTCACCGGCGCCTTCCTCGTGTTCTCGACCCAGGCTTTATCGGTGATGCGCCGGCGCAGCCAGTTCGCGCTGCTGCGCGTGCTCGGCGTGGAGCGCGGCCAGCTGCTGCGGCAGGTGCTGGTCGAGGGCGCCAGCCTGGGCGTGATCGGCGCGCTGCTCGGGGTTGCCGCCGGCTATGCGCTGGCGGCGCTGGCCCTGCGCTTCTTCGGCGGCGACCTCGGCGCCGGCTACTTCCCAGGGGTCAAGCCGCAAGTCGTCTTCACGCCGGTCGCCGCCTGCGTCTTCTTCGCGCTGGGCCTGGGCGTGGCCCTGCTGGGCTGCCTGGCGCCGGCCCTGGAGGCGGCGCGCGCCAGGCCGGCCGTGGCCCTGAAAGCGGGCAACGAGGAGGCGGCCCTGTCGCACCTGGCGCGCGTCTGGCCATCCATGATCTGCCTGGCGCTGGCGGGCCTGTTCGCCTTCGCGCCGCCCGTGTTCGAGCTGCCCCTGTTCGGCTATTTCGCGATTGCCCTGCTGCTGATCGGCGGCATCGGACTGATGCCGCGCCTGGCCTCGGCGAGCTTCCGCCTGCTCGCGCGTCCGCTGCTGCGCATGCCGAACCCGCCGCCGGTGCTGGCGCTGACGCTGGCGCGCCTGGCGAACGCGCCCGGCCAGGCCTCGATCGCCCTGGGCGGCATCCTGGCCAGCTTCAGCCTGATGGTGGCGATGGGGATCATGGTCGCCAGTTTCCGGATCTCGGTCGACGACTGGATGCGCCACATCCTGCCGGCCGACCTGTATGTGCGCAGCAGCGCCGGCGGCAGCTCGGGCTTCTTCGGCAAGCCGGAGCAGGATGCGATCACGCGCGCCGCCGGCGGCAATCAGGTGCAGTTCCTGCGTACGCGCCCGATCTCGCTGGCGGCCGACCGTCCGGACGTGATCCTGATCGCGCGCGACATCGATCCGCTCGATCCGGGCCGTTTGCTGTTCCTGGTCGGTTCCTCGCTCCCGGTGCCGGCAGGTGCGCGGCCGGCCTGGGTCTCGGAAGCGATGCTCGACCTGTACGGCGTGCAGGTCGGCCAGACCCTGGCGCTGCCGCTGGGCGGGCGTCCTTCGCCCTTCTTCGTTGCCGGCGTCTGGCGCGACTATGCCAACCAGTCCGGCTCGATCGTCGTGCGCCTGGCCGACTACCGCGCACTGACCGGTGCGCTGGAAGTGACCGACGCCGCCATCTACGCCGGCAGCGCAGCGAACACGAACCGGATCGAAGGCGCGCTGCGCCGGCTGCCTTTCGGCCCGGCCCTGCAGCTGGCCCGCCCTGGCGAAATCCGCGCCGCCAGCCTGCAGATCTTCGACCGCAGCTTCGCCGTGACCTACCTGCTGGAAGCGATCGCCATCGTCATCGGCCTGTCGGGCGTGGCCGCGACCTTCTCGGCGCAGACGCTGGCGCGGGCGCGCGAATTCGGCATGCTGCGCCACGTCGGCGTGACGCGCGGCCAGGTGCTCGGCATCCTGGCCTGCGAAGGGGGACTGCTGACGACACTCGGCGTGGCCTGCGGTTTCGCGCTGGGCCTCGTGATCAGCCTGATCCTCGTATTCGTCGTCAACCCGCAGTCCTTCCACTGGACCATGGGCCTGCACCTGCCCTGGGGTTTATTGGGAATCGTCGCCGCCGTGCTGGTCGCGGCCTCGGTCGGCACCGCGCTGGTGTCGGGACGCTATGCATTGTCGGGCGGCCCGGTGCGCGCCGTGAGGGAGGATTGGTGATGCGCCTGCTGTTCGCTTTGCTGTTGTTCTGCGCCGGCCTGGCCGGGGCTGCCCCGCCTTCGTTCGCGCCCGTCAAACCGGGCATGGCGCTGGCTTTTCCGCGCGACTTCGGCGCCCATCCGGATTTTCGCACCGAGTGGTGGTATGTGACGGGATGGCTGACCACGGCCGCCGGCAAGCCGCTCGGCTTCCAGGTCACCTTCTTCCGCAGCCGCACCGAACACGATCCGGCCAATCCGAGCGCCTTCGCGCCGCACCAGCTGGTGATTGGCCATGCGGCGCTGTCGGATCCGGCGCTCGGCCATCTCGTGCACGACCAGCGCAGCGCGCGCGAGGGGTTCGGCCTGGCCTGGGCCAAACCGGGAGATCTCGACCTCAAACTCGACGACTGGCGCATGACGCGCGGGCCCGACGGCAACTACCGCGTCACCCTGAAATCGTCGGAACTGAGCCTCGAGCTGACGCTGGCGCCGGCCCAGCCGCCGCTGCTGCAGGGCGACGCCGGCTATTCGCGCAAGGGCCCGGCGGCTAAGCATGCGAGCTATTACTACAGCCTGCCGCAGCTGAAGGTGACCGGCATCGCGGGACGCGCCGGGGCCGCCGGACCGGTGACGGGCAGCGCCTGGTTCGACCACGAATGGTCGAGCGAAGCGCTGCAGCCCGAGGCGCAGGGCTGGGACTGGATCGGCGCCAACCTCGACGACGGCTCGGCGCTGATGGCTTTCCAGATACGGTCGAAGGACGGTGGTAAACTATGGGCGCACGCGGCGCTGCGCGGCCCCGACGGAAAAGTCGTCCGCTACACGCCCGACCAGGTGGCGTTCGCGCCGCAGACGCGCTGGAAGTCGCCGCGCACGAATGCCGAATATCCGGTCGCAACCACGATCACGACCGGCGCCACGCGCTGGCGCATCCTGCCCCTGCAGCCGGACCAGGAGCTCGATTCGCGCCGCTCGACGGGCGCCGTCTACTGGGAGGGAGCGGTCACGCTCGAACGGGACGGCGTGCCGGCCGGACGCGGCTACCTCGAAATGACGGGCTATGCGCGGCAGATGAAACTTTGAGCCACACGACAAAATCACAAGCAGAACAACAACAAGCGACACGATGACCCAGCGTTCACCCAGTTCCAGCACAAACACCAGCGCCAGCGCCGACACCGCCACGCCACGCAAGGGCAGCCTCGCCGCGCTCAAGGGTTTGCTTCCGTTCCTGCTCCCGTATCGCCGCCAGTTCGTCCTGGCCGGCATCGCCCTGCTGTTCGCGGCCGGCGCCACGCTGGCCATTCCCGCCGCGTTCAAGCAGATGATCGACCTCGGCTTCGGCGCCCAGGCCGGCGCCCACAGCATCAAGCACGTCGACGCCACCTTCCTCGCCCTGTTCGGCGTGGCCGCGGTGCTGGGCGTGGCGACCGCGGCGCGCTTCTACATGGTGTCCTGGCTCGGCGAACGGGTCACGGCCGACATCCGCAGCGCCGTCTACCGCCACGTGGTGCACCAGAGCCCGGAATTTTTCGAGACCACGCAGACCGGCGAAGTGTTGTCGCGCCTGACCACCGACACTACGCTGATCCAGGCCGTGGTCGGCACCAGCATCTCGCTCGCCCTTCGGAACACCCTGCTCTTCGTCGGCGGCCTGGTGATGCTGTTCGTGACCAGCGCCAAGCTGACTGCCATCATCCTGGCCCTGCTGGTGCTTGTCATCGTGCCGATCGTGCTGTTCGGGCGGCGCGTGCGCAAGCTCTCGCGCGATTCGCAGGACCGCATCGCCGACGCCTCGGCGCTGGCCGGCGAGATCCTGAACGCGATGCCGACGGTGCAGGCGTTCACCCACGAGAAAATCGAGGCCGAGCGCTTCGGCAGCTCGGTGGAAGGCGCGTTTGCAGCCGCCATGCAGCGCATCCGCGCGCGCTCCCTGCTCACCATGCTGGCCATCGTGCTGGTATTCGGCACCATCGTCTTCGTGCTGTGGCTGGGCGCGCATGCGGTGCTGGAAGGGACCATGACCGGCGGCGACCTCGGCCAGTTCATCCTGTACGCCTCGATCGTGGCCGGTTCGATCGGCGCGCTGGCCGAAGTGATGGGCGAAGCGCAGCGCGCCGCCGGCGCCACCGAACGCCTGCTGGAACTGCTGGCCGCGCGTTCCGACATCCGCAACCCGGCGCATCCGCGCGCCCTGCCTGCACGCTCCTCGAATGGCGCGGCCCTCGCGCTGCATGACCTCACCTTCGCTTATCCCTCGCGCCAGGACACGGCGGCGCTGTCGCACGTGTCGCTGGCGATCCGTCCAGGCGAAACGGTCGCCGTGGTCGGCCCGTCCGGGGCCGGCAAGACGACCCTGTTCCAGCTGCTGCTGCGCTACTACGACCCGCAGTCGGGCGCCATCACCCTCGACGGCGTCGACATCCGCGACCTCGACCTGCACACCCTGCGCGGCGCGATCGGCATCGTGCCCCAGGACACGGTGATCTTCTCCGCGGATGCGATGGAAAACATCCGCTACGGCCGGCCCGAGGCAACGGACGAGGAAGTCATCGCGGCGGCGAAGCTGGCTGCGGCCCACGAATTCATCGAGCGCCTGCCGCAGGGCTACTGGTCCTTCCTCGGCGAGCGCGGCGTGCGCCTGTCGGGCGGCCAGCGCCAGCGCATCGCGATCGCGCGCGCCCTGCTGAAAAATCCCCCGCTGCTGCTGCTCGACGAGGCGACCAGCGCGCTCGACGCCGAATCCGAACGCCTGGTGCAGGGCGCGCTGGAAGCGGCCATGGTCGGCCGCACCACCGTCATCATCGCGCACCGCCTGGCCACCGTGCAGCGCGCCGACCGCATCGTCGTCATGGAAGACGGCCGCGTGGTCGAAACCGGCACCCACGCCTCGCTGGTGGCGATGAAAGGCATCTATGCCAACCTGGCGGCGCTGCAGTTCCACAACGTGCATGTAGAACACTGATTTTGAACGGCTCTGTTGCGTAACGACAGCAAAGGAAGGGTTTTTTTCGTCGAATACTTGCTTGTAGGCAATTTGTAGGTATCATCCTACATATTTGTCACTGCCGCTTACAATCATGTCCAACAATCGGTATCACCCCGCCAACTGG encodes:
- a CDS encoding FtsX-like permease family protein, with the protein product MSGLNVLSRWLLVGEWRAHPLRAVLAVAAIAVGVAMGFAIHLINAAAFNEFSSAIKSLSGQADVQVAGREALFDEAIYPLLAQYEGVALASPVLELQAAIPNVKGSLRIVGIDPLRAGYIAPDLLGVPAEGRGSDLLADDAVFLSPAAQGWLNLRAGAALTVRAGTADLHLRVAGPVQRARPGQRFGVMDIGALQWRFGQLGKLSRVDLKLRAGVNRAQFEAGLKSDLERRFPGRFRVQQPNDSDQESRNNNLSRAYRVNLTVLALVALFTGAFLVFSTQALSVMRRRSQFALLRVLGVERGQLLRQVLVEGASLGVIGALLGVAAGYALAALALRFFGGDLGAGYFPGVKPQVVFTPVAACVFFALGLGVALLGCLAPALEAARARPAVALKAGNEEAALSHLARVWPSMICLALAGLFAFAPPVFELPLFGYFAIALLLIGGIGLMPRLASASFRLLARPLLRMPNPPPVLALTLARLANAPGQASIALGGILASFSLMVAMGIMVASFRISVDDWMRHILPADLYVRSSAGGSSGFFGKPEQDAITRAAGGNQVQFLRTRPISLAADRPDVILIARDIDPLDPGRLLFLVGSSLPVPAGARPAWVSEAMLDLYGVQVGQTLALPLGGRPSPFFVAGVWRDYANQSGSIVVRLADYRALTGALEVTDAAIYAGSAANTNRIEGALRRLPFGPALQLARPGEIRAASLQIFDRSFAVTYLLEAIAIVIGLSGVAATFSAQTLARAREFGMLRHVGVTRGQVLGILACEGGLLTTLGVACGFALGLVISLILVFVVNPQSFHWTMGLHLPWGLLGIVAAVLVAASVGTALVSGRYALSGGPVRAVREDW
- a CDS encoding lipocalin-like domain-containing protein codes for the protein MRLLFALLLFCAGLAGAAPPSFAPVKPGMALAFPRDFGAHPDFRTEWWYVTGWLTTAAGKPLGFQVTFFRSRTEHDPANPSAFAPHQLVIGHAALSDPALGHLVHDQRSAREGFGLAWAKPGDLDLKLDDWRMTRGPDGNYRVTLKSSELSLELTLAPAQPPLLQGDAGYSRKGPAAKHASYYYSLPQLKVTGIAGRAGAAGPVTGSAWFDHEWSSEALQPEAQGWDWIGANLDDGSALMAFQIRSKDGGKLWAHAALRGPDGKVVRYTPDQVAFAPQTRWKSPRTNAEYPVATTITTGATRWRILPLQPDQELDSRRSTGAVYWEGAVTLERDGVPAGRGYLEMTGYARQMKL
- a CDS encoding ABC transporter transmembrane domain-containing protein, which codes for MTQRSPSSSTNTSASADTATPRKGSLAALKGLLPFLLPYRRQFVLAGIALLFAAGATLAIPAAFKQMIDLGFGAQAGAHSIKHVDATFLALFGVAAVLGVATAARFYMVSWLGERVTADIRSAVYRHVVHQSPEFFETTQTGEVLSRLTTDTTLIQAVVGTSISLALRNTLLFVGGLVMLFVTSAKLTAIILALLVLVIVPIVLFGRRVRKLSRDSQDRIADASALAGEILNAMPTVQAFTHEKIEAERFGSSVEGAFAAAMQRIRARSLLTMLAIVLVFGTIVFVLWLGAHAVLEGTMTGGDLGQFILYASIVAGSIGALAEVMGEAQRAAGATERLLELLAARSDIRNPAHPRALPARSSNGAALALHDLTFAYPSRQDTAALSHVSLAIRPGETVAVVGPSGAGKTTLFQLLLRYYDPQSGAITLDGVDIRDLDLHTLRGAIGIVPQDTVIFSADAMENIRYGRPEATDEEVIAAAKLAAAHEFIERLPQGYWSFLGERGVRLSGGQRQRIAIARALLKNPPLLLLDEATSALDAESERLVQGALEAAMVGRTTVIIAHRLATVQRADRIVVMEDGRVVETGTHASLVAMKGIYANLAALQFHNVHVEH